CGCCAACATCTACGGCTCGTCCCGGATGGCGCACTCGCTGATCGCCCGCGGCCACGGCCCGCGCGCGCTGTCCCGGCTCTCCGGCGGCGTGCCGCGCCGGGCGGTGCTGGCCTCCTGCGGGTTCGGCTTCCTCGCGGTGCTGCTGTCCTACTGGTGGCCGGAGACCGTCTTCTCCTGGCTGCTGAACATGGTGGGCGCGGCGGTCCTGGTGGTCTGGGCGTTCATCTGCGTCGCCCAGCTGCGGATGCGCCGCCGCCTGTCGGCGGCCGAACTCCCGGTCCGGATGTGGGCGTTCCCGTACCTGACGTACCTGGCGCTGGCCGCGATCCTGGCGGTGCTGGTGCTGATGACGCTGGACCCCGCCAACCGCGTGCAGCTCTACTTCACGGCCGGGCTGACGCTGGTGCTGGCGGCGGCGGGCGCGCTGCGCGGCCGGGGGCCCGGACGGCGGGGACCCCGCGCCCCTGACGGGACGCGGGGTCCGACTCCGCTCTGCGGGGCCTACTCGAAGGACGGGCCCGCGGTGCGGGTGCGCTTGATCTCGTAGAAGCCGGGAGTGGCGGCGACCAGGACCGTGCCGTCCCAGAGCCGGGCGGCGGCCTCGCCGCGCGGGGTCGGGGTGACGACCGGGCCGAAGAAGGCGACCCGGTCGCCGTCCGGGCCGTCGACGGCGATCACCGGGGTGCCGACGTCCTCGCCGACCAGGCCGATGCCCTCGGCGTGCGAGGCGCGCAGCGCGTCGTCGTACGCGTCGGTGTCGGCGGCGTCGGCCAGCTCCTCGGGCAGGCCGGCGGCGCGCAGCGCGGCGACGACGGTCTCCCGGGTGTTGGGCAGGCCCTGGTTGTGGAAGCGGGTGCCGAGCTCGGTGTAGAGCGGGCCGAGCACCTTCTCGCCGTGCGCCTGGGCGGCGGCGATCAGGACCCGGACCGGGCCCCAGCCGGCGGCCAGCAGCGTGCGGTACTGCTCGGGCAGGTCGTCCCGGTTCTCGTTGAGGACGGACAGGCTCATCACGTGCCAACGGGTGTCCACCGGGCGGAGCTTCTCGACCTCCAGCATCCAGCGGGAGGTCATCCAGGCCCAGGGGCAGATCGGGTCGAACCAGAAGTCGGCGGTCTTGCGGGAGGCTGCGGTCGTCACGGACGGCGTCCTTCGGAGTCGGCGGGCAGGAGTGGTCGGGGTGTCCCCCGGAATGCAACCGCCGGGCGCCCGCGATGATTCCGCGCCAGTGCAATGGCACAGGTCGGACGGCGTGAAAGGATGCCCCCGAAGGAGCGCCATGAACGTTCCGCGACCGCGTGTTCCGTACAGAGGAGTACCGACGTGCCCGGCAAGAACCTGAGCCGCGAGGAGGCCCGAGACCGGGCCGCGATCATCCGGGTGGAGAGCTACCGCGTCCACCTGGACGTCAGCGCGGCGGCCGACCCCGGCCGGTCCACCTTCCGTTCCACCACCCGGATCTCGTTCGACTGCGCCGAGCCGGGCACGAGCAGCTTCGCCGACCTGCTGGCCCCCGAGGTGGTCTCGGTCGAGCTGAACGGCCTGCCGCTGGACCCGGCCGAGGTGTTCGACGGCACCCGGGTGGCGCTGCCGGTGCTGGCCGCGCACAACCGGCTGACCGTGGTCGCCGAGTGCGCGTACAGCCGCACCGGCGAGGGGCTGCACCGCTTCGTCGACCCGGCGGACGGCGAGACCTACCTGTACACCCACTACGAGCCGGCCGACGCCCGGCGGGTCTTCGCCAACTTCGAACAGCCGGACCTGAAGGCCCCGTTCACCTTCACGGTGACCGCCCCCGCCGCCTGGGACGTGTACGCCAACGCGGTGGCCGAGCGCGTTGTCGACGAGGGCCCCGCCCGCACCTGGGAGTTCGCGCCGACCCAGCCGATCTCCACCTACCTGACCGCCGTGGTGGCCGGCCCGTACCACGTGGTGCGCGACCACTACACCCGCGAACTGCCGGACGGCGGCCGGCTGGAGATCCCGCTGGCCGCCACCTGCCGGCGCTCGCTGGCCCCGTACTTCGACGCCGACGAGATCCTCACCGTCACCAAGCAGGGCCTGGACTTCTTCCACCAGGAGTTCGACTACCCGTACCCGTTCGGCAAGTACGACCAGTGCTTCGTCCCCGAGTACAACATCGGCGCGATGGAGAACCCCGGCTGCGTGACCTTCCGCGAGGAGTTCGTCTTCCGCTCGAAGGTCACCGAGGCCGCGTACGAGTCCCGGGCCAACGTGATCCTGCACGAGATGGCGCACATGTGGTTCGGCGACCTGGTCACCATGAAGTGGTGGGACGACCTGTGGCTGAAGGAGTCGTTCGCCGACTTCATGGGCTCCTACGCGCAGATCGGCGCCGGCACGAGGTACCGCTCCGCCTGGATCACCTTCGCCAACCGCCGCAAGGCGTGGGCCTACCGGCAGGACCAGTTCCCCACCACCCACCCGATCACCGCGGACATCCGCGACCTGGAGGACGCCAAGCTCAACTTCGACGGCATCACCTACGCCAAGGGCGCCGCCGTCCTCAAGCAGCTGGTCGCCTACGTCGGCCGGGACGCCTTCTTCGAGGGCGCCCGCACCTACTTCAGGAAGCACGCCTTCGGCAACACGGTGCTGGACGACCTGCTGGACGCCCTGGAGGAGACCAGCGGCCGCGACCTGCGCGCCTGGTCCGCCGCCTGGCTGCAGACCTCCGGCGTCAACACCCTGACCCCCGAGCTGGCGCACGACGCCGAGGGCCGGATCACCGAGCTGGCGATCCGCCAGGACGGCACGCCGCCGCGCCCGCACCGGATCGCGGTCGGCCTGTACGACCGGGCCGAGGACGGCGCGCTGCGCCGCACCGACCGCTACGAGCTGGACGTGGCCGGGGAGCGCACCGTGGTCGCCGCGGCCGCCGGGCGTCCGGTGCCCGCGCTGGTGCTGGTCAACGACGACGACCTGACGTACGGCAAGGTCCGCTTCGACGAGCGCTCGCTGGAGACCCTGCGCACCGGCCTCGGCGACCTCGCCGACACCCCGTCCGACGGCCCCGGCGCCGCCGCCACCGGCGCGGACGCGGACGCGGACGCGGACGCGGACGCGCCCAGCCTGGCCCGGGCGCTGGCCTGGTCCGCGGTGTGGAACCTGACCCGGGACGGCCTGATGCCCACCCGGGACTACCTCGACCTGGTGCTGCGCTTCGCCGGCCGGGAGTCCGACGTCGGCGTCCTGCAGTCCCTGCACCAGCAGGCCGGCGTCGCGCTGGCGGTGTACGCCGACCCGGCCTGCCGCGCCGAGTACGGCACCGCGCTGGCCGAGTGCGCGCTGCGCGAGCTGGAGCGGGCCGCCCCCGGCAGCGACCACCAGCTGGCCTGGGCCCGGTTCCTGGCCGACACCGCCGAGCGCGCCGACCACCTGCGGCTGCTGCGCGGCCTGCTCGACGGGACCGGCCGGATCGACGGCCTGACGGTCGACCAGGAGCTGCGCTGGAACTTCTGGCTGGCGCTCGCCGCGCACGGGCGGGCCTCCGCCGAGGAGCTGGCCGCCGAGCTGGCCCGCGACAACACCGCCGGCGGCCGCCGCCGGCAGACCCAGTGCCTGGCCGCGCTGCCCACCCCGGAGGCCAAGGCCGAGGCCTGGTCCTCGGTGGTCGACTCCGACGAGCTGCCCAACGCCCTGGTCGAGGCCCGGATCGCGGGCTTCGACCAGCCCGGGCAGCGGGAGTTGACGGCCCCCTACGCCGAGCGGTACTTCGCCGCGCTGGAGTCGGTCTGGGCGGAGCGCTCGATCGAGATCGCGATGCGGATCGTCGGCGGCTTCTTCCCCCGGCACCAGACCACCCCGCAGACCCTGGCGGCCACCGACGCCTGGCTGTCCGCCCGCCCGGACGCCGCCCCGGCGCTGCGCCGGCTGGTGCTGGAGTGCCGGGACGACCTGGCCCGGGCGCTGCGGGCCCAGGAGTGCGACGCCCGGTAGCGCGGGCCGGTCGGACGGGCCGGTGACGCGGAGCGGGGCGGCTCCCTCCTCTGGAGAGGGAGCCGCCCCACGGGCGAGGGTGGTGCGGCGGGTGCGGCTACTTCAGGGTGGCCGAGGTCAGACCGGCCTGGACCTGGCGCTGGAAGGACAGGTACACCACCAGCACCGGCAGCATCGCGATCGTCATGCCGGCGAACAGACCGGGGAAGTCGCTGGCGTAGCCGGACTGCTGGGCCAGGTTCATCAGGCCCTGGGCGAGCATCGAGCGGTCCGGGTCGGTGCCGCTCTGCTGCTGCATCAGGGTCAGCGGCAGCAGGTACTGGTTCCACTGGCCGAGCACGTTGAAGATGAACACGCTGATCAGGCCGGACTTCGCCATCGGCACCATGACCTGGAAGAACGCCCGGCTGTGCGAGCAGCCGTCGATCATCGCGGCCTCGTGGACGGCGCTGGGCAGCGACCGGAAGAACGAGTGCAGGAAGAACACGGTGAACGGCAGCGAGTAGGCCGTGTAGACCAGGATCAGGCCGACGTACTGGTTCAGGCCGAGCCAGGGGATGACCGTGCCGAGGTTCTTCACCATGAAGAACAGCGGGACGAGCGCCAGGTACACCGGGAACATCGCGCCGGCGACGAAGAAGTAGTAGATGGTCCGGTTGCCGCGGAACTCGTACCGGGCCAGCACGTAGGCGGCCATCGAGCCGAGCAGCATGGTCAGGGTGAGCGAGCCCGCCAGCACGATCACGGTGCTGAGGAAGAAGTCGCCGATGCCCTTGTCCCAGGCGCGGGTGAAGGCGTCGAAGCTCCAGTGCGAGGGCCAGCTCCAGGCGCTGTCGCCGATCTCGGTGTTGTTCTTGAACGAGCCGAGGACGATCCAGACCAGCGGGACGATGATCAGCACCGCCCACAGGGCCAGGAAGCCGTGCGAGAAGACGTTGAGGACCCCCCCGCCGTCGGCGAAGCGCTGGTCCTTGCCGGGCTTGCCCGGCCGGTCGTTCCCGCCGCTGCGCTGGGCCGGGACGGCGGTGGTCGCGTCGGTGTTGGTGCTCATGCCGGGAACCTCAGAACTCGATCTTCTCGCGCCGGGTGACCCGGAGCGAGACGACGGACAGGACCAGGGTGATGAAGAAGATCACCACACCCATGGCACAGGCGTAACCGGCCTTGCCGAAGATCAGGAAGTTGCGCATCAGCAAGGTCGCCATGATCTCGCTGTGGTGGTCCGGGCCGCCGCCGTAGTAGGCGCCGGGCGTCATGGTGGAGACCAGCGCGAAGGCGTCCATGGCGGCGATCGCCAGGTAGACCCAGGCGGTCTGGATGCTCTCCCAGAGCAGCGGCAGCGTGATCTTGAAGAAGGTGGTGCCGCGCTTGGCGCCGTCCAGCAGGGCGGCCTCGTAGATGTCCTTCGGGATGCTCTGCATGGCGGCCGAGAACAGCACCAGGTAGAAGCCGACGCCGGACCAGATCAGCACGCCCATGACGCACCACAGGCCGAAGGTCGGGTTGGACGCGAAGTCCCAGGGGTGGGCCTTGTCGACGATGCCGAGCCCGATCAGGACGCCGTTGAGCAGACCGCCCTTGTCGGTCCGGTACACGCCCTGGAACAGCACCGACAGGATGGCGACCGACAGCACCTGCGGGAAGAAGAAGACGATCTTGTAGAAGGCCGAGCCGCGCACGCCCTGCACGCCGCCGGTGCCGCTCTTGCCGCCCACGTTGAGCATGAAGGCGAAGAACAGCGCCAGCAGGATGGTGGTGATCGGCAGCACGATCAGCAGCAGCAGGTTGTGCTGGAGCGCGCCGAGGAAGGCGCTGTCCTTGAAGAGCGCGGTGTAGTTGTCCAGCCCGATGAAGTTCATGTCGGGCGAGGCGCCGGACCAGTCGGTCAGCGAGTAGCCGAAGGTCTGCAGGTAGGGCCAGATGACCAGGGCGATGTACAGCACGACGGGAACCACGAGGAACCCGAAGATGAAGGGTGTTTTACGGTGTCGCATGGGAGCTGCTCCTGTCCGCCGACAGCCTGTGGTCAGACAGGCCTGGAACTGCGGTAGCGCGTGGAACGGCCGGGGCCCGCGAGCGGGCCCCGGCCTTGCGGTGACAAGCCGTCGGCCTGCTGGGGTGTCAGATCTTCTTGGAGGTCGCGGCCTTGCCGCGGGCGACCCACTCCTGCGGGGTGATGCGCTTGTTGACCAGCTCGTTGGTGGCGTTCTCGATCTCGGTGTCGAACGCGGTCTGCAGGTCCTGGAAGCTGAAGTTGAAGGTGACGTCGCCGGCCGCCTTGACCGCGTCGGCGGAGGACTTGGTGCCCGGCTTGAGGGCGACGTCGGGGTTGACGCCGTCCTTCAGCACGGTCAGCGAGTTCGCGGTGGCCACGAACTTCGAGGAGCCGTCCTTGGTCAGCATCATGCGCAGGAACTCGAGGCCGCCGGCCTTGTTCTTGGCCTTGCTCGGGACCATGAACGGCTCGCCGGCGCCAGCCCAGAGCGCGGTGCCGGGCAGCTTGTCGCCGGGCAGCGACGGGATCGGCAGGAAGGCCATGTCGAAGTCGGCCGGGGTGGAGGCCAGCATCTCGTTCTCCAGCCAGGAGCCGGACGGGATGAAGGCGGCCTTGCCCTGGCACCAGGCGGTCTGCGACTCGGTGTGGGTCATGCCGTTGGTGCCGGGGAGGAGGAAGTCGCCCTCCATGATCTTGTTGAACGCGCTGACGCCGGCCAGCACCGCCGGGTCGTCCCAGGCCGCCGTGTCACAGGCGTTGATCTTCTTGACCAGGTCCTGGCCGCCCTGCTTGGCGATCAGGCTGAAGATCACGTAGTTCGCGTAGTAGGGGTACTTGCCCTGGTGCGCGAAGGGGGCGATGCCGGCGGCCTTGATGGTGCCGCAGAGGGTGATGAACTCGTCCCAGGTCTTCGGCGGGGTCCAGCCCTTGTCCTTGAAGAGCTTGGCCGAGTACCAGAGGCCGAACACGGTGTAGACGTAGTTCAGCGAGTACATCTTGCCGCCGATGGTGCCCTGCTCGACGGTGCCGGGCAGCAGGACGTCCTTGATCTTCTTCGTCGGGTCGTCCAGGTACGGGGCCTCCAGCAGCACCGACAGGTCGGTGAGCTGGCCGGCGCTGACCAGGACGTCCGCCTTCATCGCCTGGGCGCCGGAGTTGTCGAAGACGTCCGGCGGGGTGTTGGCGTTGAAGCGCGGCTGCAGCTTGCCGCTGATCTCCTGGGTGCCCAGGTGCGAGACGGTCGCGCCCGCGTACGCCTTCTTGTAGGCGTCTTCGAACACCTTGGCGTAGTCGTCGCCGTAGCCGCCCTTGAAGATCACGACGTCCAGCGGGTCGCTGTCCTTGACCCCGAACGGGTTCTTGCTGTCGCCGCCGAGCGTCGGAGCGGCGCTGGACTTGCTGTCACCGCTGCCGGAACCGCCGGCGCAGGCGGCGAGCAGCGAAGTGCCGCCCGCGGCGAGGACGGTGATCGCGGCCGCGCGCTTGAACAGGTCGCGACGGTTGTACTCAGTTGCAGAGCCCATGAGTGCCCTAACCCCTCAGTTCCAGAAGAAGTGGACCGGAGCTGACGTCACGTCAACTCCCGCGGCCCGAAAGGTGCCCAGCGGCGAAGGTGCCGGTCAGAGGCGGTGTGATGATGCTGCAAAGGTATAGTCCACTGTTCACCCAGCGGCAATAGTCAGCAGGTCGGATAACAAACCTGACGACTGAACCGTTGTCCGCGATGCAGCATGTGCAATGTGCAGGGACCCTGCGAATTACGTGTCCGCGCCAGGCATGAAGGGGAATCTAGCGCGTTGTTGCTCGAAAGAACATAGAAACGCGCAGCTCTGCGCATCACAGTGCTCTAACTGTGATGCGCGAAGCTGCGCGTCGGCCGCCCCGGCGGGGTCAGCGGGGGTCGGCGGGAGGCCCGCCGGGGTCCAGCCCAGGATCAGTCGTCCCGGAGTCCCTTGTCCAGGGCGGAGACCAGGCTGCCCCGGGCGTCGTCGTTGTCCAGCGACCAGGCCATCACGCCGCCCAGGTCGTTCTCCTCGACGTAGCGCGCCTTGCGGGTCAGCAGGTCCGGGGTGTCGTACGTCCAGAACTCGGTGCCGTCGTACTTCCAGGTCGCCCCGTGCGCGCGGTCGGTGAAGACCGTGCCCGGCAGGTCCTTGATCTGGTTGTAGGGCAGGTTCCCGCCCCGGGACAGGCCGGTGGCGGACTGGTACAGGCCGTTCTTCTTCGGGCCGGCCGGCACGCCCGTCCAGCCGTAGCCGTAGAACGGGACGCCCACCACGGCCTTCTTCGCGGGCAGGCCGCGGTCCAGGTAGGTCCGCACCACCCGGTCGACGCTGAGCTGCTGCCCGGAGGCGTCGGCCCGGTCGGTGTACAGGTTGGCGTCGTGGTTGGTCGGGCCCTGGGCCTCCCACGGACCGTGCAGGTCGTAGGTCATCAGGTTCAGCCAGTCCACCGACTTGGCGACCTTCCCGACCTCCAGCTGGTCGATCTTCGACTCGCCGGCCGGGACCGCCGCGGTGAGCAGGTAGTGCGGGCCCTTCCGGCCGGACAGCGCGTCCAGCTGGCGGCGGAACTCCTGCATCAGCAGGGTGTAGTTCCGCTTGTCCTCCGGGCGCACCACGTTGCCCGCGTCACCGCCGCCGCCCGGGTACTCCCAGTCGATGTCGATGCCGTCGAACACCCCGGCGCCCGCGCCCGCGCCGCCCTCGACCGAGCCCAGCTGCGGCAGGTCGCCCTTGAGGTACAGGTCGATGCAGGAGGAGACGAACTTCTTCCGGGAGGCGTCGGTGAGCGCCGCGTCCGAGAAGTACTTGGACCAGCTCCAGCCGCCCAGCGAGACCACCGCGCGCAGTTGCGGGTTGCGCGCCTTGAGCTTGCGGAGCTGGTTGAAGTTGCCCTTGAGCGGCTGCTCCGCGGTGTCGGCCACGCCGTCCACCGACTCCTCGGCGCCCACCGGGCGCTGGTAGTCGGCCCAGGCGTCGCCCAGGCCGGCCCCGTTGGCCTCGAAGCAGGTGCCGTCGGCGGAGACGTTGCCGAAGGCGTAGTTGATCACGGTCAGCTTGCCGGCCTGGCCGCTGGCCTGGACGCTCTTGGCCGTGAAGCCGCTGTAGATGCCCCACTGGGTGAAGTAGCCGACCCGCTGGCCCTCCAGCCGGTGGTTGCTGCCGTGGTCGTCGTTCCCGTGGGCCTGGGCCGGGGTGGCGGCGAAGGAAGCGATCAGGACGGCCGCGAGGACCGCAGATGTGCGTCTGGTCATTCCGTGAATCTCTCCGATTCAGCGTCAATTGGTATGGACCATGTGCTGAGGGAGAGGTTTAGTCCATCGACACCGGAACGCACAAGGGGCCGGACCGCTCGATGCGGTCCGGCCCCTCGGCCCAGCGGCTGTCGGATCAGCCGATGAGGCTGCGCAGCACGTACTGCAGGATGCCGCCGTTGCGGTAGTAGTCCGCCTCACCGGGGGTGTCGATGCGCACCACGGCGTCGAACTCGACGGTGCCGCCCGCCGGGCCGACCGCCTTGACCTTGACGGTCTTCGGGGTGCGGCCCTCGTTCAGCTCGGTGACCCCGGTGAACTCGAAGGTCTCCTCGCCGGTCAGGCCCAGCGAGTCGGCGTTCTCGCCGGCCGGGAACTGCAGCGGCAGGACGCCCATGCCGATCAGGTTCGAGCGGTGGATGCGCTCGTAGGACTCGGCGATGACGGCCTTGACGCCGAGCAGCGCGGTGCCCTTGGCCGCCCAGTCGCGGGACGAGCCGGAGCCGTACTCCTTGCCCGCCAGGACCACCAGCGGGACGCCCGCGGCCTGGTAGTTCTGCGAGGCGTCGTAGATGAACGACACCGGGCCGTCGGCCTGGGTGAAGTCGCGGGTGTAGCCGCCCTCGGTGCCCGGCGCGATCTGGTTGCGCAGGCGGATGTTGGCGAAGGTGCCGCGGATCATCACCTCGTGGTTGCCGCGGCGCGAGCCGTAGGAGTTGAA
This is a stretch of genomic DNA from Kitasatospora fiedleri. It encodes these proteins:
- a CDS encoding mycothiol-dependent nitroreductase Rv2466c family protein; the protein is MTSRWMLEVEKLRPVDTRWHVMSLSVLNENRDDLPEQYRTLLAAGWGPVRVLIAAAQAHGEKVLGPLYTELGTRFHNQGLPNTRETVVAALRAAGLPEELADAADTDAYDDALRASHAEGIGLVGEDVGTPVIAVDGPDGDRVAFFGPVVTPTPRGEAAARLWDGTVLVAATPGFYEIKRTRTAGPSFE
- the pepN gene encoding aminopeptidase N is translated as MPGKNLSREEARDRAAIIRVESYRVHLDVSAAADPGRSTFRSTTRISFDCAEPGTSSFADLLAPEVVSVELNGLPLDPAEVFDGTRVALPVLAAHNRLTVVAECAYSRTGEGLHRFVDPADGETYLYTHYEPADARRVFANFEQPDLKAPFTFTVTAPAAWDVYANAVAERVVDEGPARTWEFAPTQPISTYLTAVVAGPYHVVRDHYTRELPDGGRLEIPLAATCRRSLAPYFDADEILTVTKQGLDFFHQEFDYPYPFGKYDQCFVPEYNIGAMENPGCVTFREEFVFRSKVTEAAYESRANVILHEMAHMWFGDLVTMKWWDDLWLKESFADFMGSYAQIGAGTRYRSAWITFANRRKAWAYRQDQFPTTHPITADIRDLEDAKLNFDGITYAKGAAVLKQLVAYVGRDAFFEGARTYFRKHAFGNTVLDDLLDALEETSGRDLRAWSAAWLQTSGVNTLTPELAHDAEGRITELAIRQDGTPPRPHRIAVGLYDRAEDGALRRTDRYELDVAGERTVVAAAAGRPVPALVLVNDDDLTYGKVRFDERSLETLRTGLGDLADTPSDGPGAAATGADADADADADAPSLARALAWSAVWNLTRDGLMPTRDYLDLVLRFAGRESDVGVLQSLHQQAGVALAVYADPACRAEYGTALAECALRELERAAPGSDHQLAWARFLADTAERADHLRLLRGLLDGTGRIDGLTVDQELRWNFWLALAAHGRASAEELAAELARDNTAGGRRRQTQCLAALPTPEAKAEAWSSVVDSDELPNALVEARIAGFDQPGQRELTAPYAERYFAALESVWAERSIEIAMRIVGGFFPRHQTTPQTLAATDAWLSARPDAAPALRRLVLECRDDLARALRAQECDAR
- a CDS encoding carbohydrate ABC transporter permease; this translates as MSTNTDATTAVPAQRSGGNDRPGKPGKDQRFADGGGVLNVFSHGFLALWAVLIIVPLVWIVLGSFKNNTEIGDSAWSWPSHWSFDAFTRAWDKGIGDFFLSTVIVLAGSLTLTMLLGSMAAYVLARYEFRGNRTIYYFFVAGAMFPVYLALVPLFFMVKNLGTVIPWLGLNQYVGLILVYTAYSLPFTVFFLHSFFRSLPSAVHEAAMIDGCSHSRAFFQVMVPMAKSGLISVFIFNVLGQWNQYLLPLTLMQQQSGTDPDRSMLAQGLMNLAQQSGYASDFPGLFAGMTIAMLPVLVVYLSFQRQVQAGLTSATLK
- a CDS encoding carbohydrate ABC transporter permease — encoded protein: MRHRKTPFIFGFLVVPVVLYIALVIWPYLQTFGYSLTDWSGASPDMNFIGLDNYTALFKDSAFLGALQHNLLLLIVLPITTILLALFFAFMLNVGGKSGTGGVQGVRGSAFYKIVFFFPQVLSVAILSVLFQGVYRTDKGGLLNGVLIGLGIVDKAHPWDFASNPTFGLWCVMGVLIWSGVGFYLVLFSAAMQSIPKDIYEAALLDGAKRGTTFFKITLPLLWESIQTAWVYLAIAAMDAFALVSTMTPGAYYGGGPDHHSEIMATLLMRNFLIFGKAGYACAMGVVIFFITLVLSVVSLRVTRREKIEF
- the ngcE gene encoding N-acetylglucosamine/diacetylchitobiose ABC transporter substrate-binding protein, whose protein sequence is MGSATEYNRRDLFKRAAAITVLAAGGTSLLAACAGGSGSGDSKSSAAPTLGGDSKNPFGVKDSDPLDVVIFKGGYGDDYAKVFEDAYKKAYAGATVSHLGTQEISGKLQPRFNANTPPDVFDNSGAQAMKADVLVSAGQLTDLSVLLEAPYLDDPTKKIKDVLLPGTVEQGTIGGKMYSLNYVYTVFGLWYSAKLFKDKGWTPPKTWDEFITLCGTIKAAGIAPFAHQGKYPYYANYVIFSLIAKQGGQDLVKKINACDTAAWDDPAVLAGVSAFNKIMEGDFLLPGTNGMTHTESQTAWCQGKAAFIPSGSWLENEMLASTPADFDMAFLPIPSLPGDKLPGTALWAGAGEPFMVPSKAKNKAGGLEFLRMMLTKDGSSKFVATANSLTVLKDGVNPDVALKPGTKSSADAVKAAGDVTFNFSFQDLQTAFDTEIENATNELVNKRITPQEWVARGKAATSKKI
- a CDS encoding glycoside hydrolase family 18 protein, with protein sequence MTRRTSAVLAAVLIASFAATPAQAHGNDDHGSNHRLEGQRVGYFTQWGIYSGFTAKSVQASGQAGKLTVINYAFGNVSADGTCFEANGAGLGDAWADYQRPVGAEESVDGVADTAEQPLKGNFNQLRKLKARNPQLRAVVSLGGWSWSKYFSDAALTDASRKKFVSSCIDLYLKGDLPQLGSVEGGAGAGAGVFDGIDIDWEYPGGGGDAGNVVRPEDKRNYTLLMQEFRRQLDALSGRKGPHYLLTAAVPAGESKIDQLEVGKVAKSVDWLNLMTYDLHGPWEAQGPTNHDANLYTDRADASGQQLSVDRVVRTYLDRGLPAKKAVVGVPFYGYGWTGVPAGPKKNGLYQSATGLSRGGNLPYNQIKDLPGTVFTDRAHGATWKYDGTEFWTYDTPDLLTRKARYVEENDLGGVMAWSLDNDDARGSLVSALDKGLRDD